Sequence from the Chelonoidis abingdonii isolate Lonesome George chromosome 1, CheloAbing_2.0, whole genome shotgun sequence genome:
GCTTCCAAGTAGGTGGTGgtcctacactgacagaaaaattCTTTCTGTTGGTGTGGACTGCATCTGCAATATGGGTCTATGCCAGTATAGTCTCCATAGCATAAACATATCCTCAGTATGAAGCAGATCAGGAAACATCTTGATGGCCGCAGATGAAATCCTGTTCTCACttcctccattgactttaattaggccaggatttcacctcacaAGCTCATTTGGCAAGGAGGAAAGTAAAATGCCAGAATTTCTTTAATTCTAAAATTCTAGATCCAAATCATATGTATGTCACGTTTTCTTCTAATTTAATGGACATCCTGACTGAAATTTTATGGGTACAGGAAGAGGTCACATTTGAGGAAGTAAATTCTGTACTTGAAATGGAGTTCCTGTGTTAAAATTTAGTTTCTGTCTTGTGAGGATGTGTACTTCTCACACATTAGTGTCATGCATCTTTACATCTAAAATATGCACATAACATTGctaattagtttttttttcttaaagagcATACGCATTATTTGGTTTCTCTCTTGTGACATAAAATGAAATCAGCTCTGAAGCACAACAGTAAGAGCCGTGCTCTGTAGCTGTCTTGGCTGGTATAATTTCTGACTCATCTGTAAAGAATCAAAATGATCAAAACTCAGTAGTCAGGGAAACTAGTAGTTAGCTTAGCAGTACAGTATGTGTATATTCCAGCAATACTTCTAGTCTcgttccagtttttaaaaagggttatTTGTTACTTTAGTCATTGAAAGAACATATATtacagtggtttttgtttttcagcgTTTGGAATAGTGCCAGAACCAAAAAATGTAACAATTAATTCCGTTAACTTGAAAAGCACTCTACAGTGGGATCCACCTACTGTTCACAAAGAAAATATTACTTATACGGTCGAGTCTATAAGGTAGGTTTAAGGAGCTTTGTGTCTTTACCTTTGCAAGATGTCTTAGATAAACTTACAGTTTATGGTATTGTGTtgttgtgacttttttttccccaagacaTAGACCTTTCTTTTGGTTTATGCACATAAGACACCTTCTCCTGAGCTAGATACCTATTAAAGGGCATGCTTTATAGTTTTTAATATTCATTAGTTTGTCACATATTCATCTGGTGTGGGAAACACAGTCAATAGTCAGCTACATGTACATTAACATTCTCTGTCATAGGAAACTACTACTTCAACAGGCTTAGTACTAATGCATTCTTCCATGTTTTCCAATTTCTAATGCAGGCAACAGGTTCCACTTTTTCCCCCAGAGCAATCTGTTTGTCAGGGCCCTCTACAGACATGGCTAGTGAAGTGCAGCAAGAATGTTCCCCTGTCTGCTGCCTCTGTGCTCaaaagcagaggttctcagcAGCTTACTCAGAGGCCTCATTTTGTCAGGAATTTTTCCCATATTTTCTCTCCAGATTGGTCTTTGTCTGGGAGGAGAAGGATTTTGTGGGGAGCACTCTAAAGAAGGCTGAGGACTCCCCTAGTCTAGTATTAGATCACTGGCTGCTTCAGTAGCTGAACAAAATCCAGACAGCAAATTATCCCAATGAATCAAAAGGGTCATTTCTTGGCAAAGAAAGAGTAGGACCTTAGGGAGGGGGAATGGCAGACAGTCAGGTGCCTGCTGAGAAAGGGCCTCTAAAATGATGTAGAACATAAAGTAAGCATGTCTGCTATGTCAGTCAGCGGGGAGAAGGTACGAGGGATGTGTGGGACCCCCAAACTGCCAGGATACCAAGCTCCTATTCCAGAGTGGGCTCTAAGTACAAAACAGATGTAACATTCCACATATTAACTAGTACCCATTCAAGACCTGGGCATATAGTGAAAGATTAGGAGAGTATAAGGCCTATCCAAAGGAAGGGTGAGAATTAGACTGAAAATTCAGGCATAGTTGAACTTGGCTATGGTATCAGGCATTTTCTGTGTGCTCAATCAGGATTTGCAGGTGCCAAGTCAGAGCAACAGTGTGCTTTTTGCTGAATGGTCACCTTAATCTCTACCTTAATCATAAAGTAATAATAGACTATCCTAATAGATGTTACAAGTGTCTAATGCCTATATATAAGTATGTGTAATAGATATATCAATGTTCTTATTTTTTTCAGCTAATGATTTTTGCCTGACTAGTAATTAGCAATGTTAATACATGGTGAGTGAGTACTGCCACTTACCTGCTTCTCTGAAATGAAGGATATTTTCTTGTTCCTAATATATGACTCAGATGCAATTCTTTTGCCTCCTATACAGCAGTCTCTATAACAGGAATATGTGTGTGAACATTGTCATCACGGAGTGTGACTTCTCTTCTCTGCCTGTATATGGAGAATACACCTTGCGAGTCAGGGCTGAATCGGAGAACGAAAAATCAGGCTGGGTGAACATCATCTTTAAGCCACTCGATGACAGTAAGGCTTCCCCTACACGGAAAACTTTTGCCCACTAATAGCGAACTGTTAATTAagtaaaattgcaattaatctgAATAAGTAGCGATATTAAAATacagattgtttgttttaaatttaccaatttttttttaagtaaagtatGAAATATCCGAGTCCTATTTGGTATTCTTTTTGGGAAGAGGAGAGTTGCTCTCAgaaatactcctgggggaattctgcaccaaaaaattaaacgTTCTGcttacaatattttcaaattctgcatattgtatttgtcaaaataacagaagtttcaattatttttggtcatttatttcaaaatacctgtcagcaagtatgtctgtaagaATATAGACATCCAAAGATTTAGGAAATGTCTTTTggcaaatagattccttactaggcatattaatacagaacttagagtaataattcatttaaactgcaatacagaaatgtatttcttgCACCCCTCAgtagcagtgcaaaggcttgggggagttaGGGGTAATGGAGAcactgagagagagggaagtaattgctgggcaggagcctgggtgtgaacttggagggctgttgggtgtgggtgggaaaagtatggaacagattTGGGTGGGGAGACGggcagggagggattgttagggagcttcctccatgcagaccctggctgatccctagcctctcccattcagtcaggcacatctaccCCTTTCCACATGTTTCCCTGCACCCCCATATGTCGTCGTACCCTCTGTCCATGTGTCCCTACACCCCCACTTGgacacctcctccctccatccccatgtggccctgcacccccctccctgtcaccctgtgtctctgttcccccacccagccaccctcCTGTGCCTATGTGGCCCTGCACTTCCCTTCCCACTGTGgctctgtgcctccactcccattcagcccctgccccagtctgtcttCCCTCACCAGCTCTTATGAGCCCCTGTGTGATTtccccccccgcagcagcccgatactgtctgtctccccatatctcctggcctggcctgacaggtgctgtgaagaaggcaggctctttcttCTCCCTAACTGGCTGGAAactgctgctttgttctgttgCCACAGCGCCTTCTGGTAGGCAAAAGGCAGAAGTGCAGCAACTTTCTGGCAGAAGCCTTTTTCTacgcaaaaaaattaaaaatatgcatggcttattaattatgcacacatgaaatgatgcagaattcccccaggagtacagaAAATGTAGTAAGATCAAAAGTATGTATAGGTCATCACTGACTTTTCTTCCATTCTGAGACATCTTTTGAGGGATTttaacacatatatatattttgcccCCTAAAAAATATTGCATACAAATTTTTAGAGCAAGAGTGCTTTATATCCAAGGATTCTAACTTCCTACAATTTAAATCAGTTCAGCTACTTTCTTGTCACTAAGCGAGGGAGGGGGGAATtaaccctcctctcctcctccccgcaTCCTATATTTGGATATGTTCAAGGGGAAAAAGTTTactcttcaattaaaaaaaaaaatcattttgaaggtACCATGTTTGATGTTTGCTGTCTTATGTGAAAGGTGGTAGAACTTGGCACTGCAACACTTTCTTATGGCAGAGATCTTGGGCTGTGTGCTGTTGTCTGAGTTTGTGGGGAGCAGGATCTTTGTCAATGCATTCTTAAAGTTATTTCATCCATTAGCAAACACAATTTTGTCTACTACCCAAAACTTCCATTTCTCCACTGCACAGATGTCAATGGGAAGCTACGCAAGAGGCCTCTTTGGTTTCTCTACCTCTAGAAACAATTCTTAGTTTTCCCTTCTTCTCTGGCTTGGCTTGGATTTACTTAAAGTTTAACCTTTCTAGTCCTTGGTTTTCAGAGTTTGTTTCTGGTCTCATTTTCCCAATGCAATTGTTGTTTATACCAGGACAATGTTTGACATAATTTTTCCATATTAAATTCATAAGATGTTGTGGCCTTTGCTCTTTGATCTCTTCACTTGGACATCTCTCTGTAAACTCACTCCAATATCCATGCACTGACTCTTGAAggagtttttttaaaagacttcagAGCACTGATGAGTTTCAAGTATTCATTGAGAAAAATCCCTCACAGTAGGACAAAAGACATATTACCAGTTACTCTATAGGAAATCTGAAAATGGTTACAAGGGGAAGATTAGTTGCATACAGTAGTTCAAATATAATACCTAAGGAACAAAAAGAAATTTGGAAAATGAGCACATATTTTTGGGGTTTGTCTTTTTTCAAAAGTGTAACTTGGAGAGAATTAAAACTGGCCAAACAGAAAAGTTGTACTACAATATAGAAAATTGAAGTATTTAACAAATACTATGCGAGTTAGGGTAAAGCCAGAAGAATCAGAAGTACTTTGCAGGACCCCCATATCAGAGAACAAAACCATTAACAAGTCAGAGTTTTATAAAGAATTGCATTGAAAACAGGATTTTGATTCACATTTCAAGGAAAGAGTTAACTTCTAAGCAACACTGACCTTCAAAAGCCAATTTATAATTGGACTAAAGAATCTCTGTATAAAACTAATTGAGGAAGAAGACCTGGCAACACTGGTGAAATCTGCAATGTAGATAGGACTCTTAATCACTGTGTCATTTTTACTACAGTATTGTTTAATCCTGCTCAGAGCACCTAGCCAGGTATATCATATGTGTGTCTTACAGTTTCCATCACTATTATCACCAAcagagttgttgttgttgttgggaaAGTACCTAATATGTAGGTGCAGCCTTGGAACATCAGAGACACCCATGGGGAAATTTTTCCATAactttaaaccagtttaaaacCAGTTGGAACTACCAAGTAGCCAAGCCTGCCACAGCCAGAAGTGTTTTAATAACTAGTttgaatttctggaaaaatgcaaaGCCTTGCCTTCATTGAGCTGTTTCTTAAAATCTCCCACTGATGCTCTGgccctggtgtaacttcactaCTGGTAGCAATGGTTGGAGTGCTTGTATAAACTGACCATCGGCATTTTTACAACCTGGTACAGGTGGAACACTGGTAGAGTTTATGAAAGTTCATTGTAGACACAACCTAGCTGAGGACTAAAGTACTCACTAAACTAAGTTATTTAGTGGaacaaaaatacagtaaaaggaGCCAGTTTCAAAATATAACAATATATCCTTTGAtgtaaaaaaagaattaagaatAAATTCAGAAGCAATTCAAGAGTTGCAGTTTCTCAAATGAGTTGCAGTGAAGAGAGCAATAAAAACACTTCACCAGAAAGTTTCCTCAATGAAGTCTGACGTCTCTGAGCTGCAGCTCAGTGGGGAAATGCAGGCAACAAGATGCCCTGAGAGTGGGTTCCTTTAGTATTCTTACCTCTTCCACTAGTGAAAGCAGCTGGTAAGATAGAACTGAGGGTGGCTTAGTGAGTGGAGGAGGCACAGACAGCAAAAGTGCCTTCTATTTAAATGAGACgagtgggtaaggtaatatcttttcttggaccaacttctgtggtcgggaccaacacagctataattATACTGTATATAGCAATGGAAGATAGTCTGTTTAAGTGTAAAGACAAATTCATTTTATGACACATTTGTGAATGAAGAGTTTATTTATCCTTGATTCTTTGAGGTGAAAGAGTTTTCTTCAAGTAAATAAGATTATGATAGTGATTAGGTATAGTGCTGTATGCCATATAAAAATATCAGTCTGAGAATACATTGAGCGAttgtatttttgtgttttttttttttctcctctcttctcatTTAGCAATCATTGGACCACCTGATGTAAAAGTGAAATCTGAATCCGGATCTTTGCATGTAGATTTCACAGGCCCTGTCGCTGTACAAGAGTCACATGTGTGgcctttaaataaatattatggCTCTTGGGTTTACAGAGTGCTATACTGGAAAAAAGGCAATAGTGAAGAGGTAACTTTTGTTCAACTGACTCTTGTGTAACTCTGCTTTACATCTGCAGCTTTGAACAGGCATTTCTAGGTATAATACGATATTGATAATGTTCTGAGACATAATATTGCTGAAGCAAAAACAAGATCTCTGAAAGTTAGTGATATCAGCAACTTATAATTGTCACAACTTGCATTCAGTAGCAAACTGACAGAGGGAATGAGTAACCACCTACTAAATAGGCATACATTATCCTTCCGTAGTTAGAAATAGTTATTAAATTAGGAGGTTTTACTCCTTTTATGtatcaatgtttttattttttcaatggtATATACTGCAGTCATCACAACAGTACCTATGCACACTgcacaaaaaaacaaatgcaacttAGAAGTGCCTGTATAGGTAATATCTAGGGATATGATGAATAGCTGCTCCACAACCAAATCATATGTGATTCAAACAGCTTTGCTAGAATGATCTATTGTACAATACTGGCTTGAAAAAAAGACTGGATTTTGGATGCTTAACATGGCTGCTGCCATAGGGtcagtctctctcctctttccagcTACCATCTTCACTATCATCAGACATAATCTATTTACTCTTTCACTTCCATTATGGTCACCCTCCGCTAAGCCAGACAGACATTCTCTCTCAGAGGTGAGCATGTTCCACAGCCCCAAAGACTCTACCACACTATATGCAATAATAGGTTAATTATAGTGTCATAGAATGCTGCTTTTGATCAAGAAAGACAGAAATTTCTATCAATATCAATGGGAATATACTAGATCTCTGTGCAACACAGGAAATTTTTATACATGAAGACTTTGGTGCAGCTATTATTCTGATTCATATTAGATATCCTTCACAATTCCCAGTCTAGTACTTAATATTCAGTTCCAGAAATATAGGAATCTTCTCATCCCTAACACCTTATTAGCCCGAGCTCACAAAtaatggaggaagagggggaaaagagaatGTTATTCTGCAGGGAAAGTCAGTGAGTCCATACCTGGTCAAGCAACCTTCGGCAAACTGCCAAGGAAGCAAGTTACCCAAAAAGAGATTTCACTAAGAATACTCTGGTTCCAGTACTCAAATGCAAACCTGGGAGATTCCCTCAGTGATTAAAGAGGCTTCCAAGAAGTGACAAACAatgggatcttttttttttttttaagttagtacTTGGATAGTTTGTTCAAGTATATTTATTCCCTCACAGCAACCAAGTCTCCTAatacccaccaaaaaaaaaatgtatcctaGTTTACTGTAAGCCATGTCTATAAGTAACACCACTTTTAACTGGTGTCACCTAATGTGATGTTGCATAGGGAGAGAGGCAATCTCTTTTGGTAGCACCTCCTTAACCATATAAAGATTTATACTCTTAAAACCAATACCATTAAACATATCCAGAATAAGATAAAAAGTCTGTGCTGTGAACAACCGCACACAAAGTACTTATTGATCAGCTGTTTTAAGTAGGCAGTGTGCCACATTCTACATTAGCTAAAGTATGAGTGGTCTTCATATGTAACCCTAAATAGAGCATGCTGCATGGAATACTTGTTTGGTTTTGTTAGttgcatgattttttaaaaaaaatactgctacTTAGAATTCTGTGCACATTTATATAATAGCTTTAGAGTCCCTCTTTCTGTTACAGTATGTCTcctgaaaaattattttatggCATAGTGGAAGGAGACTACCAGTAAGTCTGATCACAAGAAACTTAGAGCCCACTTCCTGTTGTTGGGTCAACCAGCTTAGGAGCTAGGATTTCAATGCTGTTACAGCTCTTGTTTTGGAAGGTGATTATTTTCACCAtcaataggatttttaaaatagaaaaaggaatttgaagagagctgattaattttaatatttgtagTGTCCTTTTTAAGTGATTCTTAAAAGGAAACTTTTCTTTGATTCTTGTCAAGTAAGTAATACAGAAAATTACAAAACTGTTTTAACAATTGATATTTGAAACTTTCACTTTTTTCAAGAACTAGATATTGTGTAAATCCAATCCATAGTGCAGCTACAAATGCAAAGTCTACTAAATGGAGTTCTAATTAAAAACTAGTGCTGTAATTTGATAATTTATTGAAACTTGAATTTGCCTTtgaattttctgtatttttcttcgATATAGGTTATAACCACAGATACTAAATATAACTCAGAAATATTATCTGGTTTGGACCCTTGGACAATATATTGCCTTCAAGTTCAAGCAGTTATTCCTGAATGGAACAAAACAGGAAAGCTGAGTGAA
This genomic interval carries:
- the IL10RB gene encoding interleukin-10 receptor subunit beta — encoded protein: MARRFLALVAGCLLCSAFGIVPEPKNVTINSVNLKSTLQWDPPTVHKENITYTVESISSLYNRNMCVNIVITECDFSSLPVYGEYTLRVRAESENEKSGWVNIIFKPLDDTIIGPPDVKVKSESGSLHVDFTGPVAVQESHVWPLNKYYGSWVYRVLYWKKGNSEEVITTDTKYNSEILSGLDPWTIYCLQVQAVIPEWNKTGKLSEEFCDRTTDNGVTPVWIILTVLLVSTLVVLVSVPACFFIFSYIYRQARYVFCPTYSFPQHLKEFLSKPSYSSQFLSPHSPEEDHSFDKLTVISEESENCSDETSNRKEQLQDSQEESSIAEKVSAFEKGPSSVLYLIQAENRYPNRQLNTTLY